One segment of bacterium DNA contains the following:
- a CDS encoding HD domain-containing protein yields the protein MEIMMSALADNEHVAMIRRLVGKRKLFLVGGTLRDAALGVMPRDYDFAVSGSGVTFARAVAKKTGGSYVLLSKNDDEARVVKDELIYDFIGIGRNDIQTDLERRDFTVNAMALDLETLEFLDPFGGMKDLKKRILRTVSDISLSSDPLRVLRGFRFALELDLTLDRNFLRLAQDVSLKKTAAERIGYELMRIMSAPFSYGALKNLDELGIFKQIFPEADKIIGDPELWGHSMQTYYAVERLTSEGFFRTELKPEFDAYFANERKRPLVKLAGLLHDVAKPETFLLKKGEVHFYGHDTKGARTVEVLGYKRLKLSRADVTVLRKLVKEHMRPHLLATSAELTDRAIRRFFRNLGDDYFGSMMIAWADGYATGGRTKHLEDTFRRMVDLKRADDAKPKVERLVDGYDLIDLGYEPGPIFKVILQELLDLQLEGKITTKEEGRKAARELFSKKETP from the coding sequence ATGGAGATCATGATGAGCGCGCTGGCGGACAATGAGCATGTCGCGATGATCCGGCGGTTGGTTGGTAAACGCAAGCTGTTCCTGGTGGGCGGCACGCTCAGGGACGCGGCGCTCGGCGTCATGCCCAGAGACTATGATTTCGCGGTGTCGGGTTCCGGGGTTACGTTCGCGCGAGCGGTCGCGAAAAAGACCGGCGGCTCCTACGTGCTGCTGAGCAAGAACGACGACGAAGCGCGCGTGGTCAAGGACGAGCTGATCTATGATTTCATCGGGATCGGCCGCAACGATATCCAGACCGATCTCGAGCGCCGTGATTTCACGGTCAACGCCATGGCTCTGGACCTGGAAACGCTTGAATTTCTGGACCCGTTCGGCGGCATGAAGGACCTGAAAAAAAGGATCCTCAGGACCGTGTCGGACATATCGCTGTCCAGCGATCCGCTGCGTGTGCTGCGGGGGTTCAGGTTCGCCCTGGAGCTCGATCTCACGCTGGACCGTAACTTTTTACGGCTCGCCCAGGATGTTTCCCTGAAAAAAACCGCGGCCGAGCGGATCGGTTATGAACTGATGCGGATAATGTCGGCGCCGTTCTCGTACGGCGCCCTTAAAAACCTCGACGAACTCGGCATCTTTAAGCAGATCTTCCCGGAAGCGGACAAGATCATCGGCGATCCCGAGCTCTGGGGGCATTCCATGCAGACCTATTATGCAGTGGAACGGCTGACGAGCGAGGGATTTTTCCGTACTGAACTAAAGCCGGAATTCGATGCTTATTTCGCGAATGAACGAAAGAGGCCGCTGGTTAAACTGGCCGGATTACTGCACGATGTCGCGAAACCGGAGACTTTTTTACTCAAGAAGGGCGAAGTTCATTTTTACGGGCATGACACAAAGGGCGCAAGGACCGTGGAGGTCCTGGGATACAAGCGGCTCAAGCTTTCGCGCGCCGATGTCACGGTCCTCCGCAAACTGGTCAAGGAACACATGAGGCCCCATCTACTGGCGACTTCGGCGGAACTGACCGACCGTGCGATCCGCCGGTTCTTTCGTAATCTTGGCGACGATTATTTCGGTTCCATGATGATCGCATGGGCCGATGGTTACGCGACCGGGGGCAGGACCAAACACCTCGAGGATACTTTCCGACGCATGGTCGATCTCAAAAGGGCGGATGACGCCAAGCCGAAGGTCGAGCGGTTGGTTGACGGGTACGACCTGATCGACTTGGGGTATGAACCCGGACCTATTTTCAAAGTCATTCTGCAGGAATTGCTGGACCTGCAGCTTGAAGGGAAGATCACAACGAAGGAAGAAGGCAGAAAGGCCGCCCGCGAACTTTTTTCCAAAAAGGAGACGCCGTAA
- a CDS encoding AAA family ATPase, translating to MIFYYYILVKTIAICNQKGGVGKTATAVNVAAGLALAEKNTLLIDMDPQANSTSGLGIDYHGLESSIYDCLFEPESIREATVKTKWPYLSVLPSTPDLVGAEIELVDKEKREQKLKDALILVTSEYAFGVIDCPPSLGLLTLNSLVACASVIIPIQCEYYALEGLEKLLRTLKAVKEGLNTRLTIEGILLTMYDARLNLSKDVAEDIRKNFPDTVFDSIIPRSVRIAESPSYGTSVLHYNISSSGAQAYLNLTKELLNHA from the coding sequence ATGATTTTTTATTATTATATCCTAGTGAAGACGATCGCGATCTGCAATCAGAAAGGCGGCGTGGGAAAGACCGCGACCGCGGTGAACGTGGCCGCCGGCCTGGCCCTGGCCGAAAAAAACACTCTGCTGATCGACATGGATCCTCAGGCGAACTCCACCAGCGGGCTCGGCATCGACTACCACGGATTGGAATCGTCGATCTACGACTGCCTGTTCGAGCCGGAGTCCATCAGGGAGGCCACGGTCAAGACAAAATGGCCGTACCTTTCGGTCCTGCCATCGACGCCGGACCTGGTTGGCGCCGAGATCGAACTTGTGGACAAGGAAAAAAGAGAACAAAAGCTCAAGGACGCGTTGATCCTGGTGACTTCGGAGTACGCGTTCGGCGTGATCGACTGCCCGCCGTCGCTCGGTCTTCTGACCTTGAACAGCCTGGTCGCATGCGCCAGTGTCATCATTCCGATCCAGTGCGAATATTACGCGTTGGAGGGATTGGAGAAACTTTTACGAACCCTGAAAGCGGTGAAAGAAGGGCTCAACACGCGGCTGACGATCGAAGGAATACTACTCACCATGTATGATGCCCGGCTTAACCTGTCCAAGGATGTCGCCGAAGATATAAGGAAAAATTTCCCGGATACCGTGTTCGACAGTATCATCCCCAGGTCGGTCCGGATCGCGGAGTCCCCGTCTTACGGCACTTCCGTGCTTCACTATAATATTTCTTCATCAGGCGCTCAGGCGTACCTGAACTTGACCAAGGAGCTGCTGAACCATGCGTAA
- a CDS encoding ParB/RepB/Spo0J family partition protein: protein MRKKALGRGIEALISQTEKDVLKEGFKLIRLRDIKPNPYQPRAKIEEADVEDLIASIKEKGVLEPVIVKKQQDYFILAAGERRFRAAQYAGLSEIPAVIKDLTDQELLEIGLIENLHRQDLNPLEEATAYDQLHRKFGLTHEEIARITSRNRSTITNTLRILSLPEKVKDYLRKGLLNEGHARALLSLDNELKVVQAAERIVRDGLSVRAAERVIQKIFKKPLIRPSREKEPNLLILEDELSKILHTKVTITWKRNHGSITIECLSLEDFNRVYDILKRGKRI, encoded by the coding sequence ATGCGTAAGAAAGCGCTCGGTCGCGGCATTGAAGCCCTGATCTCGCAGACGGAAAAGGACGTGCTGAAGGAAGGATTCAAGCTAATACGCCTGCGCGATATCAAACCAAACCCCTATCAGCCGCGCGCCAAGATCGAAGAGGCCGATGTCGAGGACCTGATCGCTTCGATCAAGGAAAAAGGCGTGCTGGAACCCGTGATCGTTAAAAAACAGCAGGACTATTTTATCCTCGCCGCCGGCGAACGCCGGTTCAGGGCCGCACAGTACGCGGGTCTTTCCGAGATACCTGCGGTCATTAAGGACCTGACCGATCAGGAATTGCTCGAGATCGGGCTGATCGAAAATCTCCACCGCCAGGACCTAAACCCCCTTGAGGAAGCGACCGCCTATGATCAGTTGCACAGGAAATTCGGCTTGACCCACGAGGAGATCGCCAGGATCACGAGCCGGAACCGGTCCACGATAACTAACACGCTCCGGATCCTATCACTGCCGGAAAAGGTAAAGGACTACTTGCGCAAGGGACTGTTGAACGAAGGACATGCCCGTGCGCTGTTGTCGCTGGATAACGAATTGAAGGTCGTGCAGGCCGCTGAGCGCATCGTCAGGGACGGACTTTCGGTCCGTGCGGCCGAAAGAGTTATCCAGAAAATATTTAAAAAACCCCTGATCCGACCGAGCCGGGAGAAAGAACCGAACCTGCTGATCCTTGAGGATGAACTGTCAAAGATCCTGCATACCAAGGTAACCATCACATGGAAGAGGAACCACGGCAGCATAACGATAGAATGCCTCAGCCTTGAAGATTTCAACCGCGTGTATGACATCTTAAAACGCGGCAAAAGAATATAA
- the dapA gene encoding 4-hydroxy-tetrahydrodipicolinate synthase, producing MYKGSYVAIATPFKNNRVDQTGLRRNIAFLRENGSAGIVACATTGEGPCLSKSEYELIIRTCVEEVKGKIPVIAGAGTNSTAKTIAMVHHAQNCSADGLLIVTPYYNRPTQEGLYQHYKTINADTDLPIMIYNVPSRTGTNILPLTVARLVRDCKRIRSIKEASGNLEQVSELLRLGGKRLDVLSGDDSLTLPMLMIGALGVVSVVANILPRAVADMCRSFFSGKIRGAQRIHLRLFPVVKALFLETNPIPLKKAMHLMGMPSGKLRLPLVEMSSANTVLLRSALKGYGVKI from the coding sequence GTGTATAAAGGATCGTACGTGGCTATCGCAACACCGTTTAAGAATAACCGCGTTGACCAGACCGGTCTGCGCCGCAATATCGCGTTCCTTAGAGAAAACGGTTCCGCCGGCATTGTTGCCTGCGCGACCACGGGTGAAGGTCCATGCTTGAGCAAATCCGAGTACGAGTTGATCATCAGGACCTGCGTCGAGGAAGTCAAGGGCAAGATCCCGGTCATTGCCGGCGCCGGGACGAACTCGACCGCGAAAACGATCGCCATGGTGCACCACGCCCAGAATTGCAGCGCCGACGGTTTGCTGATCGTAACGCCTTATTACAACCGTCCCACGCAGGAAGGCCTTTATCAACATTACAAGACGATCAACGCCGATACTGACCTGCCCATCATGATCTACAACGTGCCTTCAAGGACCGGCACGAATATCCTGCCCTTAACCGTTGCCCGCCTGGTCCGCGACTGCAAGCGCATCAGGTCGATAAAGGAAGCGAGTGGTAACCTGGAACAGGTATCCGAGCTCCTCCGGCTCGGGGGCAAACGCCTGGACGTTCTATCCGGCGATGATTCGCTCACCCTGCCGATGTTGATGATCGGCGCTTTGGGCGTCGTGTCTGTCGTCGCCAACATCCTGCCCCGCGCCGTAGCCGATATGTGCCGGTCGTTTTTCAGCGGAAAGATAAGGGGCGCCCAAAGGATCCACCTGAGGTTATTCCCGGTCGTCAAGGCGCTTTTCCTTGAAACCAACCCGATACCTCTGAAAAAAGCCATGCATCTTATGGGGATGCCTTCGGGTAAACTGCGCCTGCCACTGGTCGAAATGAGCTCTGCCAACACCGTGCTGTTAAGATCGGCGCTCAAGGGGTACGGGGTGAAGATATGA